One Misgurnus anguillicaudatus chromosome 19, ASM2758022v2, whole genome shotgun sequence genomic region harbors:
- the LOC129436345 gene encoding chymotrypsin-like protease CTRL-1 isoform X2 produces MSLVSSKNTRMGFNTVLCVAVAVLNLSGTFCQMVDVCGQAPFNTKIVGGQDATAGSWPWQVSIHELSTNSHVCGASLINSDWILSAAHCFPGSHPSDFVIYLGRQSQQGPNPQEISRTVVQLIRHPNYDTNTQDNDIALLQLSSPVDFTDYIQPVCLATAGSEFYEGLSCWVTGWGDTSGNETYPDILQEVEIPIVSNFACNIAYNGSITDNMLCAGLLNVGGKDSCQGDSGGPLVVREGNRWIQAGVVSFGRGCADSSFPGVYTRVSQYQDWIPSVIRSVDVPLSPTPIYYDFFDIFSGGSPSLSVFPLTLTFSIISLIFCLFF; encoded by the exons ATGTCACTTGTAAGCAGTAAGAACACAAGAATGGGGTTTAATACAGTTTTGTGTGTTGCTGTGGCTGTACTTAATCTATCAG GCACCTTCTGTCAGATGGTAGATG TGTGCGGCCAAGCTCCTTTCAACACCAAAATTGTTGGAGGGCAGGATGCGACTGCGGGGTCTTGGCCCTGGCAAGTAAGCATTCACGAACTCAGTACTAATAGCCATGTCTGCGGTGCAAGTCTCATCAACAGCGATTGGATTTTGTCTGCAGCTCACTGCTTTCCTGG CTCCCACCCATCAGACTTTGTGATCTACTTGGGACGTCAGAGCCAGCAAGGCCCAAACCCGCAAGAGATTTCCAGAACAGTGGTTCAACTCATCAGACATCCTAACTATGACACAAATACTCAAGACAATGACATAGCACTGCTTCAGCTCTCATCTCCTGTGGATTTCACTGATTATATTCAACCAGTCTGTCTGGCTACTGCTGGCAGTGAATTTTATGAAGGACTTTCATGTTGGGTGACAGGATGGGGGGACACTTCTGGAA ACGAGACATATCCTGACATATTGCAGGAGGTGGAGATTCCAATTGTGAGCAACTTTGCCTGCAATATTGCTTATAATGGTAGCATCACAGACAACATGCTGTGTGCTGGACTATTAAACGTTGGAGGGAAAGACTCATGTCAG GGTGATTCTGGAGGGCCACTGGTCGTTAGGGAGGGCAACAGATGGATACAGGCTGGTGTTGTAAGTTTTGGTAGAGGATGTGCAGATTCCAGTTTTCCTGGTGTGTACACCAGAGTGTCTCAGTATCAGGACTGGATCCCAAGTGTCATCAGGAGTGTTGATGTTCCGTTAAGTCCAACTCCCATTTACTATGATTTTTTTGATATCTTCAGTGGAGGCTCACCCAGCCTTTCCGTATTTCCCCTTACCCTCACATTCTCCATCATCTCTCTCATCTTCTGTCTCTTTTTTTGA
- the LOC129436345 gene encoding chymotrypsin-like protease CTRL-1 isoform X1 yields MSLVSSKNTRMGFNTVLCVAVAVLNLSGTFCQMVDVFPSVCGQAPFNTKIVGGQDATAGSWPWQVSIHELSTNSHVCGASLINSDWILSAAHCFPGSHPSDFVIYLGRQSQQGPNPQEISRTVVQLIRHPNYDTNTQDNDIALLQLSSPVDFTDYIQPVCLATAGSEFYEGLSCWVTGWGDTSGNETYPDILQEVEIPIVSNFACNIAYNGSITDNMLCAGLLNVGGKDSCQGDSGGPLVVREGNRWIQAGVVSFGRGCADSSFPGVYTRVSQYQDWIPSVIRSVDVPLSPTPIYYDFFDIFSGGSPSLSVFPLTLTFSIISLIFCLFF; encoded by the exons ATGTCACTTGTAAGCAGTAAGAACACAAGAATGGGGTTTAATACAGTTTTGTGTGTTGCTGTGGCTGTACTTAATCTATCAG GCACCTTCTGTCAGATGGTAGATG TTTTCCCTTCAGTGTGCGGCCAAGCTCCTTTCAACACCAAAATTGTTGGAGGGCAGGATGCGACTGCGGGGTCTTGGCCCTGGCAAGTAAGCATTCACGAACTCAGTACTAATAGCCATGTCTGCGGTGCAAGTCTCATCAACAGCGATTGGATTTTGTCTGCAGCTCACTGCTTTCCTGG CTCCCACCCATCAGACTTTGTGATCTACTTGGGACGTCAGAGCCAGCAAGGCCCAAACCCGCAAGAGATTTCCAGAACAGTGGTTCAACTCATCAGACATCCTAACTATGACACAAATACTCAAGACAATGACATAGCACTGCTTCAGCTCTCATCTCCTGTGGATTTCACTGATTATATTCAACCAGTCTGTCTGGCTACTGCTGGCAGTGAATTTTATGAAGGACTTTCATGTTGGGTGACAGGATGGGGGGACACTTCTGGAA ACGAGACATATCCTGACATATTGCAGGAGGTGGAGATTCCAATTGTGAGCAACTTTGCCTGCAATATTGCTTATAATGGTAGCATCACAGACAACATGCTGTGTGCTGGACTATTAAACGTTGGAGGGAAAGACTCATGTCAG GGTGATTCTGGAGGGCCACTGGTCGTTAGGGAGGGCAACAGATGGATACAGGCTGGTGTTGTAAGTTTTGGTAGAGGATGTGCAGATTCCAGTTTTCCTGGTGTGTACACCAGAGTGTCTCAGTATCAGGACTGGATCCCAAGTGTCATCAGGAGTGTTGATGTTCCGTTAAGTCCAACTCCCATTTACTATGATTTTTTTGATATCTTCAGTGGAGGCTCACCCAGCCTTTCCGTATTTCCCCTTACCCTCACATTCTCCATCATCTCTCTCATCTTCTGTCTCTTTTTTTGA